The genomic interval ACGAAGttgtatctataaaaaaaaacttcattacCTGGGTATCGACGACTGATAtagtataatattaaaaaaaaataatcatttgtattaccaatgatttatttaattaattttctaCCTGATTTCTACGTACGTCTCATTTTAATTAAtcacaataatatatttatttgctaattaatcaatatttgctgaaaataaactttattaacatatatttaacattattaaaatgttcgtTACGTTTGTATCATTGTAGGAAAATTAAAAAGCAAATTACATAATGTCATCATCAGAAATACTTCTTGGAGTTTCAACTAGTGAAGTGATCCCGTTTGCTGACGGCACACCCGTCGACATAAACGTACTCTTAAATCTCTCCAGAGATGACATTGACCGCATTCTGGCAGAAAACGCGACCAGCACATTGGACGAGGAATTAGAAGGTTCCACTATTAACATACTTTCATGGCTATTTGCACTGAACATTTTGTCCGGCGTTGGTGTTCTAACAAACgccttatttgtgtttttgatcATCGTGGACTTCATCCAACACCGAGACCGCCGCTGGTGGACTCGTCAATGGCTTCTGATGATTGTCTCGATCGCCATCGTGCTGTACCTAAGTTTGAGTATTTACATGCGCGAGTTTAGTCAAGAATTTTCCCAAACTGAAAAAGTGTGCATCGCATTGCAACATACAGAGAAGACGGTGGAGTATATGGTCACGCTTCTATTACTCGTGATTTCCCTTCATACTCTGGGTACCACGCTCTGCTCAAGGACGCGTTGTGCTATTCGGAACATCCTACTCTGGGTATGCATTGTCCTCTTCCTCATGGTGCTCGCCAATATGACCGTCCTGCTGCTTTACACGATGAAGTTCCAGGATACCGGATCTACCTTTCTGTTGTGTCATCTTGACCCTAACGCCGTCGTGTCGAACCGTGACATACAATTGACTGCCTTAGCCACGTTCTATATCCCATACGGAAGTTTACTCGGCGTTTCTATGACCGTCCTTCTCTGTTCTTTCAATCAGCATCGCAAAATTGTGCGGGCATCATCATTAAGAAATGAGGAGGAAATGTTTGCCAAGAAGTACGACACtatatttttgtttatcaattcAGCAACCGGCTTTCTTTTGTTACTACCTTTCTACATGTTTCAGATACCTAACATATCGGAGAAACTGATCTCCGAAATGAAACTGGACTActtcattgtttattttgtaactgTGTTACTCAAGTGTTTATACTACATACTGTTTCCAGTGATTTGTTTTTTGCTCAAAGAAGTAAGGATTGTTTGTTCAAACATAATCAAATAGAAACAAGAAATGTAGGCTATATGTATACGCacctgtctctctgtctctctatATAACGATATAGAGCTATATATCGTGTATACGCCAAGTAAGCATATGTGTGCTGCTTTGCAATAAACTGTTCATGTATTGTGTgagattaaacaaaataacaaacttgTCGTCATATGagcctttttttttgggggggggagggggggggggggggggggggggaccggGCTAAGTCCATAGCCGTAAAGTGTCTCCAAAGGcttatctggacgacactttccctctagattggatttttgttaagaagagacttcctttaaacgaaaaggtccgtaaaagcggaaagtgatgcTCCTGATTTGACCCTAACTACCGGTTATAGGATAAAAACTCAACCAttagatgttttatttaaaaaaaaataatttttaacgaATATTATTTCGATCTGTAAAACCAAAAGTCCTATACAAATTAAACTGGTTAACTGGTCCACGTCCGAATTCAGGTTTCGTGTGTTTGTTTGATTAAAACGGTCCACGTTTGAACACAGGTTACGTGCAAAACCACAAGGACAAACCCGTTTTAGAGCGGATTGGTGGTCATTCGTTTTAGAGTTTGTTCACATTTGAACATATAAATGATCCGCGTTCTATGGAAAattgggcctaatgcatgtgtcgttcaagattagcctgtaaaaATTGATCAggctaagaaaatacttcctttaaacacaaaattcaataaaagcggaaagtgtgcagcccacacagactaatcagggacgacattttaagaACATATAATAAGCCCATTTTTTTCCAGAACGGGGCTTAACATAAACAACTTAAAGATTCTTACGCCACGATCCCATCTTTGAATGTGGACTATCAGTTTCACATAAAATGTGCTTTGGTGTCATATCCAGCAGTAATTACCTTGCTTATTGGTTAAGTTTAAGTTTTCCGTGATAACAATTGTTTACAAGTTTCATATTCCTACACACTCAATTTATATCCATGTACATATCCGTGTACATTTACATCAACAAACAAACGTTTACTGTACATTATCAGTAATGCTTATTCTTGGTATACCACTTAGTGTCTGACAGTTAATAAAAGCGCCACGGAAGCAATATAACCTTCGTTTGGGTATAAGGCTTCGTCGAGCCGCAGAAGACATCCAAGCGCGTTCCGCAATCGAATGCGAGCCCTTGGCGATTATCACATGTCCTGGGCTAGGCGTTGACCCTGCTATGATCATTGTAATCGTGAAAGTGGtggttgttgttgctgctgcttaGTTTTTGGACGTCGCGATTGACCAGTTGGAGCTTGCACACTCAGTCGTCACGACGACGGCAAAGCTTGTGTTCTGATACCCACCCGTTACCATGCCTATAGGTGTCCTGGCGTCTTTTATCGTTGCCTGGCAGGACCCAGCGTGTCCGACCAATCATTTCCGTTTTGGTAATTCAGATGGAATTTGCGTCGATTGTTAGCGAATTTGCAGCTAACaagtgttaaaggggccgtccaacagatatagcgtcgtatcgacgcgattcgatattttgggaaactacgaggattgcttatatagctaaacaatacatcctGATTGAaggcgtggatggtcgagtggtctgggCGGGAgcctttttactccaggactccaggggtcagtggttcgaaccctgttgagggttacttttttttcctttttttcaattgcattcttgtttttttttactggagatttatagttcgaatgtttaaatttatcaatataaagcatttaatgacaagcttcaatacatgccaaaatctgttggacggtccCTTTAACATGCACATCCAATTCATATGACATGGTCGTATTTACTTAACATATTCACTCATAATTGCAAAAAATGGCATGTTACTAGTATATAATTTAATGTATCAACTGAAGTTGTTAGTGAAATAGAATGAATGAATTCAGGTCAGTCTTCATAGGCATGTCCGTAGGGCGATCATATGATATCTcagataaataaaaaatgtaacagATAAACACTGAAATTCGAAATATTCTTACGTATATAGTGTACTTTTAACAGTTTACATgagttgtttattttgaatttaccTGGTTTTCATATGCATGTCTTTTGGAAGCGCATATAATCTCGTCCACGTGTTTTCTGCAGTGACCAACAAGATGTCTAGAAGTCGTTGTAGTTCacagggtccggtttaataaaaaactacaaatcacgactgtagtcgcgcgactgtgcagtcgaccgacggttgtcgtccgccaactgacaaattgtcgcgttcacggagaaatttgccgcgactgtggtcgcatgactgtgtggtcagtcgactgcggtcgttgtagtcgctatttttagaaaattatcacttccgccatcaacatttttttatttattgtgcgaaaactcatatcacgaaaagtaaatcttaaatttgttaaaataatatgatattatttgtttaaacagaattcgcttgcggattcttcgtcaaaggtgtgtttgtaataatattcattaagtgttcaaaGTGTAAATACAAAATCTGACGCAATGAAATAAAATCTACTACTATGGTTCACGCGTCTCTGGACAATCTCCTTTCGCAAGTCAAAATTGCAGAACCTCAAACATACTTGCCAACgcagtttcaagatgttggtactaaagaccgtacatttatatgaatattcaccatataccaatatgaattagtgcgctcgacaaatcggacggaaggaaggatcgaatgaataatgctcgtagatcgaggaaaacgcgtgcaaaaactgcattgtggaggctggatgtctacggaagtctttaaaaccaaataacgggtttgcaatcagctctggaattcactaatgattatggacatactgctgagacatttttttttaaatgttcttttatatctggcttctaaatctgcccaataattattgcacttaaaggtttgatacattgctttatcgtctgcaaaatccatattaatgagaatctatctaaattaggttgatatttctattttataggattgaacttatgacactttatctgggcaatgatcgttttgttaattattcatattccattgtaaatttcacttcaacttgataaacaTACTCGAATAATATGTATGGGACTCTTCTAAATAAATCTAGGTACATGGTGCTGAGAAAATTGTATGTCGGGGAGTTCGttcctgcatattttataatactgtcaacatatctgagatttgctttattgataccatgctgttttgtctaaagtaaacggtatttttatacgggatatatttcacatctgatctgaaaaaaaacGTCATGAATTCGTACTGTCGGTACTAGGAGATTaatgaaatgaatatttgaagcatctgtcagtattacaaaaaagtttacttacactTATCTTGTCTGTATTTAAGATATTAGTCTGGTTATTGATGGCTCGAAACTGATCTAGTAATCCGAGTGTgttttagcattatttttgtgatttaattttattattgatgtctttatcaatatatcattttatttttcaacctACAAAAATGACGTAATGATTCATGAGGAAAAATACTTatcctttatttgttgatatttgtttttgtttttccctTCATTCGTTGACACCACAAAttctttcttctaaaagccattattcattatcaatattgatgtaggttatatgactcattcaatattgttattacaaaattaaattggtactgtttcttatatataaacacgaagtgatgaagctattgttggagtaacattaaagttgtgcacatgtaactaagtatcaacaccattttactttacactttactgcatgtataaatcatttgagCGTATGGTATAAGTATTGCCGTTTTTATACCATgttgtatttttacaattttaaaagaatgctatcaatatacatgtatgttgtcattccatatagttcagcatatatatgagccgtactctgtcaaaaatgggttaaatgcatgtgcgtaaagtgtcgtcccagattagcctaggcagtccgcacaggctaattagggacgatattttccgattttatgatattgttcgtttaaagaaagtgcctccttaacaaaagtctattttTTGGcacacagtgtcgtccctgattagcctgtgcggactacacaggctaatagtggaagctactttacgcacatggattaaaccccctttttacagagcacggaccatatgtagagtaatgcgtcaacgggacacgttgaatgtaaaatcagtgCCTTCAACTGAATTCATCTCAACGTACGTATAATTTGCGAATTATAGGCCAAGATAAGTTCCAAAGAAAGTTGCCCTTAATGAGcagtttattgaatgatattggtgcacataaacccgggattatttgcgcattgccttcctgtgggactaacctttaactttcagtgaacagtttgcactcctctcttgtattaatactactctttataagccgggagaaaaataaatgacgcgacgtttagcatcataaaacatatttatcccattgttattaaggtaaatcaattaagtgcatttcttctaaactactgatatgtattactttcccttgctcgagacatccgtgtattggatgggaaatacgcatattgatgatacaatattgtataaatttcggaAACGTATTCTAGATCTACAGCAAAGGTGTCTATGAGCTCAAATAGCTCTCTCTTTGGTAAGCGAAATCGACGGaaaagttcatcatcattgtacatgtctaatggattcaacctatctctaaaaactcgctctcttcgcattcgatgaacaagtctcatggaggccgccatgattaaactcgaaactatccgcgttcattttgcacgggttttcAATGCCGACatagcgtcaagcgacgagcagtcgtggtgtgaggggtagactgcggtcgctcgacaatatgtcgaacaacgcgcggtcgattgacgaccgtcgctctccattaaacacggctatcgtcgcacgacgattattcgctggtacaaccatagtcgcccgaccatggtcgctctcattaaaccggacccaggtcCAAGTTCACAACGGTGCCTTCAGGCAGACCCGCGACTGTCGTCGACGACAGTTTTGACAGTAACACGTGCGCATATTCGCCGCTTCACGGAGTAGTGGATAGGAACGTTTGCGTGTACATTCTGCACCCTACGTAAATGCAGCTCGAGAACGGCATGTGTAGAGTTCTATAACATACCTCACTAAGTATGGTCACACAATTACGTTGATGCCAGCATCTGCACAGTCCTATAACATACCTCAGTATGGTCACACAATTACGTTGATGCCAGTAAAAGGCGTTAACCGCGTGTTTGCTTcagtttttataaatttatatgtgAAGCGTCATTTATTTTCGTGATAATATTTACttaagtttaaagaaaaatacataCACTCATGAATGCAATAGTGCGAATATATACGTACTTGTAGAAAAAGGTTACATAATTATTGTGTGTTGCATTGTTCACAATATCGCTTTAAATGCATTTCTTTTTCGCCGCTATGTTATAGCGTTTCCGTTATTTGTTTCCCCGGCTTGTTGAACATctacaaatatgtattttaaaataaaacgccGGGACGAGATTAGTCAAGATGCAATATGTAAGAGAAATCATACTCAATGTGTTATTACACACATATTCTTAGTAAACATCATCCTCGATAACCAAGTGTTGATAAAACGAAAGTAGTAATGGAATAAGAATCAATTggttattgaataaaaaaatacgtttggttacataaaatttcaatatatattgcTAAAAATGCTTTCGTCACCAAGCAATTGTACTCAGATTTTTGTCCATTGGCTCGCCAATGGACTAAATAAGCAAATATCGAAAAGACGGTTCGATCGGATCTATTTCTTAACCTCATCCGTGTGACATTGTCACGAAATATGTTCAATTCCTGTTTATTTAGATTAACGGTTCTTTgaaatgatgtgtgtttgtgtgtactTAAACGCATTTTAGTGCATGTTAACGACCATGAACTCCACGTGCTTAAGTAAAACATAAACTACAtgtattctgttctgttctgtcttCCAAACAGATAGTCAGTGACCATATTGCCATTCTTTCAATGTTAACATGCACTTATATTGTCCAAGACTAGACATGTGTACCCAAATGTGACTgaacataaacaaaaaaatagaCAGGACATATTTTTCATCAATTTACCACACTGGAACAAACTGCCCTGTTTTATTTGCAGTTATCTAACTATATACAtcataaatgttcaatatttctcAACACTTAAAgattttacattttcttttttaagacAAACCAAACACTGTGAATAATGAGCATAATCATTCAATGTCTCCAAGTAATTTTTTAAATGAAGATACAGTGTATTAACATTTCAGCACTAGTGTACACACTTGCATAAATGTTTTGACCATTCATGATGTTTCTACAATGTCCAGAAGAGACCAGTTTTCTCTTGCGTGCCACAAAGAAGACCTTTGGAGGGTTCAAAGGTCACAGCAACTGTCTTTTGTTTCTTAGCAACCTCCGCCTCGAACAGCTGGAAGATGGGAAATCAACAGTGAGTTATGAAGCATTTATCTTTTTGGGAAAAGACTTTATAACACAAGCTTTTCAAGATAAgaaattgaaaaaatgtataacgGGTGCAgtatcacgtgactttatggggttcacaaataGATGTTACTGTAAAGTACACACACTGGcagtggtgcttttttcaaataacatttaaaaacaatttttcctaagaatttcaactaatgcataaaagacagttttgtaTGCGGCTTGTGGCAGTGTGAAAAatatcagaattactttatttgattagcctgtgttcttGGAAAAATATTTGATGTTTACAGCCATTCATAAACACATTGGCGCTGCATGCTACATGAACTGTTGGCAACCATTTAAGATGTATTCAGTCATAAATTCTtgaatcttaagatatcggcacaaagtGCAAGAAAAACTGTCCTTCATGCACTAACgttttttgcaaacatatttcaataacttgagaaatTTGCAAAACTGAAGTTCTTTAACAGCCTTTtatcattctgtccagcccgtgtgtaaaccctgATCTTTtatcattctgtccagcccgtgtgtaaaccctgATCTTTtatcattctgtccagcccgtgtgtaaaccctgATCTTTTATCCTTCAACCTGATTAggttataacataaaacaagttCAGAATGTACAGATTTTAATCTATTAAATATTATCTTCCATGAACATTAAGGTACAAACTCTAGTTTAACATCTATTAATACAAGTTTAAAGTGCATGGACTAAACACTATTAATATTACTGTTCTTACTAGACCAGTATCATCCATTATGTTGCTGTTGTTTGACTTATAGCCTTGAATAGAATCTTTTTGATATTACTAAAGAAACTATTTACATTTGTTAGATGTCATATCCTACCTCTTTCACCATCACTTACATCATTTGAAGACATCTCAAATCTTTCTGTTAGGTCAATCTCCATATCTGGAATACCAACATCCATTTTCTTTGCCATTTTGAAAACATCAGGGAAATAGTGATACTGCAGCGTCTGAAAATGACATTTcatattcaatttattaaataagatCATATCAGTgatataatattatcaatatctTACTGCCAGATATATAGAAAGTGGCATATCAATTTACTGCTCTGTATTTGTAAATAGTACATTTCTACATGAATATCACAGTGTTAGAGTAATACAGTTTTATATCATGCTGCCCATGATGCATAATATTGGAATAAATAGTaactaattaattaaatatatttcaaaataatttcatcTTAATGAAAACAAATTCTAATCTATTAATCTACTTCTTTTAGATGTATTGGTGTGGcagatttttcaagtttgacCATCCAATTAAGTTCATTGGATATGACTCAAAACATATGGTAAAAGAGACTAAGTTCACAGGATAAGTtcatttaaccaggtttttttaATGTGGTACTTCCCAGCCTTTGGTACTAAATGTAGGCTGATTAACGGGTGGAGCTAGGTTACCTTGAGTTCCCAGAGACAGGAGTCAAGGGCCCCGGACTGCTCTGGGTCCTCCTGCAGGGGGTCATACGGGTCTGTGTCCAGATCTGCAGGAAACATACATGCCTGAAGTTTCATGCAGTTTGTGTTCTTCATTTGATAAgcatttgaaattaatatttttggaAAAATCAGTGCTGTTACTAGCGCCAAAAGCCTCCAAAGTATTGACTTGACccaaatgtgtgacattcaaaGGATGTGAAAATAAGCTTACTGCTATCAGTCAGGGGTGGCACCTCTTTAAAGATGCATAATTAAATGATAGATCCAAAGTGGCGCCTAGGTTTTGTAAAGTCACAGAGCAATATACAGGATGAGTAGCTTTTATatgttatttcaacatctttagaATAAATTACCAAATTGGGCAATGCAGTGCGAAGGAGAATTTAtctacaaacaagggctgtttgtaaaacatgcatgccccccatatgggctgtccgttgtagtggcagccattgtgtgaatacgatttttgtcactgtgaccttgacctttgacctagtgatctgaaaatcaatagggataatctgcgggtcacgatcaatgtacctatggagtgtcatgatcctaggcaaaagcgttcttgagttatcatctgtaaatcattttactatttcgggtcaccgtaaccttgacctttgacctagtgacctcaaaatcaataggggtcatctgcaagtcatgatcaatgtagctatgaagtttcatgatcctaggcgtatgcgttcttgagttatcatccgaaaaccattttactatttcgggtcaccgtgaccttgacctttgacctagtgacctcaaaatcaataggggtcatctgcgagtcatgatcaatctacccatgaagtttcatgatcctaggcgtatgcgttcttgagttatcatccggaaaccattttactatttcgggtcaccgtgaccttgacctttgacctagtgacctcaaaatcaataggggtcatctgcaagtcatgatctatctacccatgaagtttcatgatcctaggcgtatgcgttcttgagttatcattcaaaaaccattttactatttctggtcaccgtgaccttgacctagtgacctcaaaatcaataggggtcatcagcaagtcatgatcaatgtacctatgaagtttcatgatcctaggcccaagcgttcttgagttatcgtctgacaaccacctggtggacggaccgacagaccgaccaacagaccgacatgagcaaagcaatataccccctcttcttcgaaggggggcataataaataaatgtgccctctagagtgttaacaaggttttactatagccatataagaaaaaatgtcccgccccctggtggccatgtttttcaaccaaccaaaacattttttaactcgtccaagatatctttgggacacatcttctgaccaagtttcatgaagattggacaataactgtggcctctagcatgtcaacaaggttttactaaagccatgtaaggaaaaatgcctcgccccagacggccatgtttttcaaccaaccggaatcatttttaaactcgtctgAGATTTTTAAAGAACGaatcttcttacaaagtttcatgaagatcggacaataaatgtggcccctagagtgttaacatttaGTTTAATTATAGCCATATAGAGCCATATTAGGAAATATGCCccatcccctggtggccatgtttttaaagcaacagtAATCATTTTCaaagtccaagatattattgagacgaatctttcgtgaagatcggacaaatttcatgaagatcggacaataaatgtggcttctagagagttTACAAAGCAAATGATGATGCCACACAATGCacaaaaggccatcacaaaaactcaccatgagcacattgtgctcaggagAGCTCAAAATTTATAGTTTAAGGTTTTTATGAATTTCATCAATTCATATTTGTAACTTATTAGCTTTGACTTACTTATGTCGACATCAGTTCTGTTAATGAGCCTCTTGCAAGCTGGATGCCGTATGATGAGGTTGTAAATAAACGGTATTAACACCAGGAGACCTGCAGGGGGCGCTCTGAGGCCCAGACGCACCAGTCGCTTGGCAAATGCCGCAACAAGGTGAGAAGGCAGGTGACTTGCAGTGAAAGGAAACAATGGATGAATTAGAGCTTCATACGACTGCTTTCATAATCACATCTTACCACAGTCCTTCAGTCATGATAAGACAATGACAATATTAAGATAAAGGCAAATCATGTTCCTATATAAGACTAATGTTACTCTAAGAGTACTCGTTATGTGTTTttagaaaatacatgtatactaaaaAACTACAATCAATACCATTATGCAAAAATATCATAATTCACTTGATATGTAGTGAGtttcgaaataaaaaaacaatgtttctCATTGCATAGAAATATAAAAGAGAAAACTAAATAATAATCATGTCACTGTATTCCTTACGTGGAAGACATGAACAGGTCTAGGAGATAGAAAAACCTGGCCTTGTATTTGACATGGAATATGGAGGGCTCCAGCAAAGAGTACAGCTTCTTGTAGAAGTCAGGGTAAAACCTATAGCAAATACCATAATACGTTTTATTCAAATAtcttaaatacaaaatgtaacaaaCCAAGGACTCATCAACCAGCAAAGCATGTTAATTatatcaaagtcaatatttgtagtTGGAAGACAATCATTGACATTATAAGATCAAGGCCAATCTAATGTTCTATAAATTTGAATAGGATTGATGTTTAAactaacaaacaaaatatatcaattataaagCTCCTGTGATTTATTGAGAATATTTGACTGAAAATTTCATGTACTAGGAACATGCAAGGTCAATAATCTGCACTGCTCATAAATATAAATGacccgtgtcatgcgaaaatgggtc from Dreissena polymorpha isolate Duluth1 chromosome 1, UMN_Dpol_1.0, whole genome shotgun sequence carries:
- the LOC127866595 gene encoding uncharacterized protein LOC127866595; protein product: MSSSEILLGVSTSEVIPFADGTPVDINVLLNLSRDDIDRILAENATSTLDEELEGSTINILSWLFALNILSGVGVLTNALFVFLIIVDFIQHRDRRWWTRQWLLMIVSIAIVLYLSLSIYMREFSQEFSQTEKVCIALQHTEKTVEYMVTLLLLVISLHTLGTTLCSRTRCAIRNILLWVCIVLFLMVLANMTVLLLYTMKFQDTGSTFLLCHLDPNAVVSNRDIQLTALATFYIPYGSLLGVSMTVLLCSFNQHRKIVRASSLRNEEEMFAKKYDTIFLFINSATGFLLLLPFYMFQIPNISEKLISEMKLDYFIVYFVTVLLKCLYYILFPVICFLLKEVRIVCSNIIK